In a single window of the Tachyglossus aculeatus isolate mTacAcu1 chromosome 14, mTacAcu1.pri, whole genome shotgun sequence genome:
- the GALNT4 gene encoding polypeptide N-acetylgalactosaminyltransferase 4, producing MRWARPGRGCLPLALLLLAAAYVLVQRAGPAAQAQDRTQRRPREPARDPARPLYQKAPPDPQALGEWGTASRLQPRGDQKKRAEALVEKYAINIHLSDRISLHRHIRDGRMPECKAKAYDYRRLPTTSVVIAFYNEAWSTLLRTVHSVLETAPAVLLREVILVDDLSEEAYLKAELERYVSGLRRVRLIRTRRREGLVRARLIGATFATGEVLTFLDCHCECNAGWLEPLLERIGQNETAVVCPVIDTIDWNTFEFYMQTGEPMIGGFDWRLTFQWQAVPERERRRRGSRTDPIRSPTMAGGLFAVSKKYFEYLGTYDMGMEVWGGENLELSFRVWQCGGTLEIHPCSHVGHVFPKRAPYARPSFLRNTARAAEVWMDGYKEHFYNRNPPARKETYGDLSERKLLREKLSCKSFQWYLSNVFPNLHVPEDRPGWHGAIRSLGIASECLDYNSPERNPTGAHLSLFGCHGQGGNQFFEYTSRGEIRFNSVTELCAEVPRQKTFVGMQACPTDGSSVPENIVWRFKEDGTIYHPHSGLCLSAYRNAEGRADVEMRTCDSADKNQIWKFEK from the coding sequence ATGAGGTGGGCCCGGCCGGGCaggggctgcttgccactcgcCCTCCTGCTGCTGGCAGCGGCCTACGTGCTGGTCCAGAGGGCCGGGCCCGCCGCCCAGGCCCAGGACCGGACCCAGCGTCGGCCCCGGGAACCCGCCCGGGATCCGGCCCGGCCGCTCTACCAGAaggccccccccgacccccaggccctgggCGAGTGGGGCACGGCCAGCCGCCTCCAGCCGCGGGGCGACCAGAAGAAGCGGGCCGAAGCCCTCGTGGAGAAGTACGCCATCAACATCCACCTGAGCGACCGGATCTCCCTGCACCGCCACATCCGGGACGGCCGGATGCCCGAGTGCAAGGCCAAGGCCTACGACTACCGGCGGCTGCCCACCACCTCGGTGGTCATCGCCTTCTACAACGAGGCCTGGTCGACGCTGCTGCGGACGGTCCACAGCGTGCTGGAGACGGCCCCGGCCGTCCTGCTGAGGGAGGTCATCCTGGTGGACGACCTGAGCGAGGAGGCCTACCTGAAGGCCGAGCTGGAGCGGTACGTCAGCGGCCTGCGGAGGGTCCGGCTGATCCGGACCCGCAGGCGGGAGGGGCTGGTCCGGGCCCGCCTGATCGGCGCCACCTTCGCCACCGGCGAGGTGCTCACCTTCCTGGACTGCCACTGCGAGTGCAACGCCGGCTGGCTGGAACCGCTCCTGGAGCGGATCGGCCAGAACGAGACGGCCGTCGTCTGCCCCGTCATCGACACCATCGACTGGAACACCTTCGAGTTCTACATGCAGACCGGGGAGCCCATGATCGGGGGCTTCGACTGGCGCTTAACCTTCCAGTGGCAGGCCGTCCCCGAGCGGGAGCGCCGGAGGCGGGGGTCCAGGACCGACCCCATCCGGTCCCCGACCATGGCCGGCGGGTTGTTCGCCGTCAGCAAGAAGTACTTCGAGTACCTCGGGACCTACGACATGGGGATGGAGGTGTGGGGGGGCGAGAACCTGGAGCTGTCCTTCCGGGTGTGGCAGTGCGGCGGCACGCTGGAGATCCACCCCTGCTCCCACGTGGGGCACGTGTTTCCGAAGCGGGCCCCGTACGCCAGGCCCAGCTTCCTACGGAACACCGCCCGGGCGGCCGAGGTGTGGATGGACGGCTACAAAGAGCACTTCTATAACCGAAACCCGCCGGCCAGGAAGGAGACCTACGGGGATCTGTCCGAAAGGAAGCTGCTGCGGGAGAAGCTGAGCTGCAAGAGCTTCCAGTGGTACCTCAGCAACGTCTTCCCCAATCTCCACGTCCCGGAGGATCGGCCCGGCTGGCACGGAGCCATCCGCAGCCTGGGGATAGCGTCCGAATGCCTAGACTACAATTCCCCCGAGCGCAATCCCACCGGAGCTCACCTGTCCCTGTTCGGGTGCCACGGGCAAGGAGGCAACCAGTTCTTCGAGTACACGTCCCGCGGAGAGATCCGCTTCAATTCCGTGACCGAACTGTGCGCGGAGGTCCCCCGGCAGAAGACTTTCGTCGGGATGCAGGCCTGTCCCACGGACGGGTCCTCGGTCCCGGAAAACATCGTCTGGCGTTTTAAAGAGGACGGAACTATCTATCATCCCCATTCGGGACTGTGCCTCAGTGCCTACCGCAACGCCGAGGGTCGGGCCGACGTAGAGATGAGGACTTGTGACTCGGCGGATAAAAACCAGATCTGGAAGTTTGAAAAGTAA